From a region of the Zingiber officinale cultivar Zhangliang chromosome 10B, Zo_v1.1, whole genome shotgun sequence genome:
- the LOC122030563 gene encoding phospholipase A1-Ibeta2, chloroplastic-like produces MFPAIYSVHVHLFSYQVGLFSSLLMSIALAMAAAPPRHVSQGRNALPNSPLNPITARHHHATAVHASIAATAPQPAATLSTNAHLANLERLLEKQKQENPPAASAPAKMQPDGVSDPPSSYRTSRLLQALNLTSALFPAGGFSNKHAGAEEVSPRSLTRLRRLLSNSNRASPRGSIAGGWRRFHGVGDWEGLLDPLDDDLRRELVRYGEFVQATYHAFHSTSAPPGRPRHVLLPDRSYRVTRNLFATASIELPPWIDTVAPWVMAAHPTSWIGYVAVCENEREIRRMGRRDIVIALRGTSTCLEWAENFRTELVPLDEAEAETEQQGVSGLSAKEEAETEEQRLSSEVAKVECGFRSLYKTPGLGDKPSLSAAVVEEVKKLRKEYAGEELSITVVGHSLGAALAVLVAEEVAALVPPERAATAVFTFGGPRVGNRAFAERVEKRGVKVLRVVNAHDLVPRVPAAPLRTRNEGYAHVGRELVVDSQSSPYLRPDADLSCCHDLEAYLHLVDGFRAAGGPFRENAKRSLARLLSQQGANIKKLYLNKAQELRLKQTAGSFGRCNSGQLASPSSTF; encoded by the coding sequence ATGTTTCCGGCTATATATAGCGTCCACGTCCATCTCTTCTCTTACCAAGTCggtctcttctcttctcttctcatgTCGATCGCCTTGGCCATGGCGGCAGCTCCTCCGCGCCACGTCTCGCAGGGCCGCAACGCCCTCCCCAACTCGCCCCTCAATCCAATCACCGCTCGTCACCACCACGCAACCGCAGTCCACGCTAGCATCGCCGCCACGGCTCCTCAGCCCGCTGCCACCCTATCCACGAACGCGCACCTCGCTAACTTGGAGCGCCTCCTCGAGAAGCAGAAGCAGGAAAATCCTCCGGCTGCCTCGGCGCCGGCGAAGATGCAGCCTGATGGCGTCAGCGACCCTCCTTCGTCGTACCGGACCAGCCGCCTGCTGCAGGCTCTCAACCTCACCTCCGCCCTCTTCCCTGCCGGCGGGTTCTCCAATAAGCACGCCGGAGCCGAGGAGGTGTCCCCCAGGAGCTTAACCCGCCTCCGCCGCCTGCTCTCCAATTCCAACCGCGCTTCCCCGCGCGGTAGTATCGCCGGCGGATGGCGCCGCTTCCACGGCGTCGGCGACTGGGAGGGCCTCCTCGACCCCCTCGACGACGACCTCCGCCGCGAGCTCGTACGCTACGGCGAGTTCGTGCAGGCCACCTACCACGCTTTCCACTCCACCAGCGCGCCGCCGGGTCGCCCCCGCCACGTCCTCCTCCCCGACCGCTCCTACCGCGTCACGCGCAACCTCTTCGCCACCGCCTCCATCGAGCTCCCCCCGTGGATCGACACGGTGGCGCCCTGGGTCATGGCCGCGCACCCCACCAGCTGGATCGGCTATGTTGCCGTCTGTGAGAACGAGCGCGAGATCCGCCGCATGGGCCGCCGAGACATCGTCATCGCCCTCCGCGGCACCTCCACCTGCCTCGAGTGGGCGGAAAACTTCCGCACCGAGCTCGTTCCTCTCGACGAGGCGGAGGCGGAAACAGAGCAACAGGGAGTCTCGGGCCTCTCGGCAAAGGAGGAGGCGGAAACAGAGGAACAGCGACTCTCGTCGGAAGTGGCGAAGGTGGAATGCGGATTCCGGAGTCTATACAAGACGCCGGGGTTGGGAGACAAACCGAGCCTATCGGCGGCGGTGGTCGAGGAGGTTAAGAAATTAAGGAAGGAGTATGCGGGGGAGGAGCTGAGCATCACAGTGGTGGGGCACAGCCTGGGGGCGGCTCTGGCGGTGCTGGTGGCTGAAGAGGTGGCGGCGCTTGTACCTCCGGAACGCGCCGCCACGGCGGTGTTCACCTTCGGGGGGCCGCGGGTGGGGAACCGAGCATTCGCGGAGCGGGTGGAGAAGCGGGGGGTGAAGGTGCTGAGGGTGGTGAACGCCCACGACTTGGTGCCGCGCGTACCGGCGGCTCCGCTGAGGACTCGGAACGAAGGGTACGCCCACGTGGGGCGGGAGCTGGTGGTGGACAGCCAAAGCTCCCCGTACCTACGCCCGGACGCCGACCTGTCGTGCTGCCACGACTTGGAGGCCTACCTCCACCTCGTCGACGGCTTCAGGGCGGCCGGTGGACCATTTCGGGAGAACGCCAAGCGGAGTCTTGCTCGCCTCCTCAGCCAGCAGGGCGCCAACATCAAGAAGCTGTACCTGAACAAGGCGCAGGAGCTCCGGCTGAAGCAAACCGCCGGAAGCTTCGGCCGATGCAACTCCGGCCAACTGGCAAGCCCTTCCTCCACTTTCTAG